The Coffea arabica cultivar ET-39 chromosome 6e, Coffea Arabica ET-39 HiFi, whole genome shotgun sequence genome contains the following window.
GAATGCATTTGTCTCTGTCTCTGATACCTTGAGCTTCCACCAACAGGACCTCCAGCCTGCCGTTTGCCATCCGAGTTTAGGAAGATGATCAGTAAGTAGTGACTTCTCTGGGAAGTTCTTGCATTTTTAAAGCTGCCCGGCGGACCTAATGCTAATGGATTAGGTAGGCTGACCAAAGAGGTTCTAAGAAAATTTTTCCTGAAAAGCTGTCTACGTAAACAATAAAGAATTAGGAGCAAGTGGGATTTGTTTCGGATCCATATTAAGTTGAAATTGTATGACAAAGCCGTAGTTgggatttatgactattgagtAATCGATGACTTGGAGATGAAGATCAACATGTAATATAGCAGCTAAGCTTCCTTAAGCAGGCAGCTAGCATTTGATACCGCGTCAATTGGACGTTGCGGAGCTGGACCATTTGACGCAGGTTACCCGAAAACCAACCCGTTCCTTCATCCAGCTGTGTATTTTGACTGCCAAGAAGACAGCAAACTcccgtctttttctttttcttttttccttttttctaagGGTGCAAACTCCCATATTTAATTTCAGGAAAAGGTGTGGGAAAAAAAACACAAGAATTAAAATACTACATAGAAACCGCGTGTAATATTACTCCTACCATTCATCAGACATCAATCAGATCAGTTGTTTGTTTGTGTAATTCTAATTACACCACATCTTACTTTTTACGAAttcttgtgtttggattgcattttctgtcatttttcatgaaaaaattattgtagcgatttgatatatgtgagggaaaaaggtgatagggaaatgtgatcacggaaaacgacaatattttccgacggaaacaagcaatccaaacaaggccttagtATATCAACTTCTTTAGGTTGTGGTtattacataattttttttttttttttattcactcGTTTAATTAGAAGTAGCTAAAACAAACATGTAACTTTTGAGTTCAACCGTCGTAAGGTGAATTCCAAAACcgtcaaacaaaacaaaacaattaGGTAGGCCAGGACCATATATTGTGGACAATTTTTCTACGCGGCAAATTATTCTTTTGCCAAATTTCGTCAGATTgtttttttacttttgcttttcgTTGTTGGACTTCAACTCACCCACGGCCAGGGGCCATGACAGTTTGGGctcccttgggcttctctatgCAATGCCATGCACCCATAACCAAGGGGGCTTGATTAGTACAACGAGATTTGGGCTCGATGGAGATTAAATTGGGATATCTGCATTTGAATCTACGTCTTCTTATCTACTACTCCGGGCCAGCAATCCAAAAACTCAAGCACCTGCTGCCAAGCCCATGaaacaaaattaataaataaagggTCATGGACTACACATATAAACAGAGAGCTTATAGCACACATGCAAAGAGTTCAAACGCTACAAACTACAAAATTACAAACCAAAGAGCAACAAGTTCCTAATCTTTCCTCGCAACATCTGATGCAAAGATCCATCTACCAAAAGCATGCAAAACCCTTGCATTACAAGGAAGGAAGAGCAGCAGCTTTTTAAGCCTCGCCATGACCACCGTATTACTAAAAAGCAAAAACTGTACATCACTTGGGAATAtagcaaaaaattgatcaaTGCTCTCGCAATGGAATTGTctttcctccttccttcaagCATAAAGTGGTGAAGATGAAGGTCTAGGGTAAGCCGTCATTCCAGGAGCTTCTTCAGCACTTCTTCTGCAATGCCTAGGCCCACCACCTGAATTGCCATGCAGATTTAACTGGCTGTCCTTCTGGTCATGGTTTGATGTGCCTTTCAAGTCCTGGAGCTGCTCTAGAGTTGTTACAACCTCGTCCATGCTTGGCCTCACCTTGGGGTCCACGGACAAGCAGTGAATGGCAAGATTAGCCACCCTTAGTGCTCGACCCATGGAATACTGGCCTTCAAGACGGGCATCCAGAATGCGGAAAATTCGGCGTTTGTTGGTAAGGTAAGGTTTTGCCCATTCCACTAGATTGTGTTCCCCAGTTGGCCGATTCTTGTCTATTGCTTTTTTCCCAGACAACATCTCCAGAAGAACAACTCCAAAGCTGTAGACATCGCTCTTTGCAGTTAAATGACCTTTTCAGCAAGGATAAAAGTTAATAATGGTGCACATTATTATGTTACTAAAACCAGAGTGAGTTCCATCAATCAATTGTTTACCATAAAAGTTAATGAGAAATAAATGTAAACCAGAAGAGTGATAAAAATGTCCATCTCTTTAACAGCAAGGACAGAAGGTTACGGAAATATCATACTTCATGGCCAGTCACATCCATGCTCATCATATTACCGTCATGTTATATGTTTATTCCTTGCATCATGATCACATCACCAATTTGTCACAGATTTCCccgtatatatatatgcatgtgtgtgtgtgtgtttgcgTGCATGCGTGTACACACACATACAGACCGACACAAGTTGATCACCCATCAGATTGTATTCTGCAACAGTACTACATCATCTTCTTCTGAACAGAGTATCAAAGTGTAATGACTAATCATCTTTCAAAATAATTGTttctttaaaagaattttggtTGCAGCAATTTACAAAAGAAGAGTTCACACACGTGATATAGAACATGAAATGCCATAAAACAGAAACGCAAATCAACCGGAACAATGGAGGAAAGCTAAATACAGAAGCTTAGCAAAAAATGTTCTATAGCATGTATTCAAGTCGGGAACATGAAACAAAGATACAATGACAATGGTATTATGACACGCTAAGTTGATTTACCTGTTGATAGGTACTCAGGGGCAGCATAACCATAGGTCCCCATAACCCTAGTAGAGACGTGGCTCTTATCACCAGTTGGCCCATCCCTGGCCAACCCAAAATCAGAAAGTTTGGCATTGTAGTTCTGCagaattaaaccagaaaaaacagcaAGGGAAATAGAAATCAGAAGACAGATACTAGTCATGTCATGCGTAATAGAAGCAAGAAAGTTCATTATCTGTTAAAATATTATGGAAAATGGTTCTCGAATCACATACGGAGTCAAGGAGGATATTAGAAGTCTTGAAGTCCCtataaataacttttgtttCAGCACTGTGAAGAAAGGCAAGTCCCCTGGCAGCGCCAAGAGCAATTTTCATACGAAGGCTCCAAGAGAACGGCTGGAAGTAAGATCCTTCTGATTGAATGAAAATCAACATGTGAGAGAACATTTCCATTATTAATAGATAGAATAAACCAGGAAACTCTTGTCACAACTAAAAGGTCTAGTCCTAAGAGGACATAAGAACCTACTTCTGAATAGATGATTTTCCATGCTACCCTTGGGCATGAACTCGTAGACCAAAAGTCGGTGGTCATCCTCCAAGCAGTACCCGATCAACTTCACAAGGTTAGGGTGACGCAGCTGCCCAAGATAATTAATCTCGGCCTGCAAATCCAAaagttcaaaaagaaaaattagctaGTTGACAGGTGAAGAGATAATTCTTCAAAACTTTAGTGCAATATGAATCACTTTAAGTGTGCCTAAGTGCTGTGTTGACTTAAAAGATTCAAAGTATTTCTAAGAAGCCTACGTAACAAgcaaggccaaaaaaaaaaaaaatttttgtgtcATAAAGTACTTGTGCTACAAATAACTTGCCTCCTATCACTTATGAATAAGAATTGAGGATATGCCAAAAATTTTAGATTGCTCACCAGCCACTCCTTGTGCCCCTGCCAACCATCTTGGTTTAGCCTCTTCACAGCTACAACTATCCCAGTCCCAGGCTTTGATGCTGCTTGGGATTGCTCATCAATCCACCCCTTGAAAACAGAGCCAAAGCCACCTTCGCCCAAAACACTGTCAGGCCTGAAGTTTCTGGTAGCTGCTTTGAGTTCACCAAAGGCGAAGCTCTTCAAGTTGGAGGACTCCAAGATCTCACCCTCACTTCGAGGGGTCTGACACATGGAAAATGAAGAGGCCTTGCTGCTCAAATTGCTCGTCTGAGTCCCATCCTCACTCACATTTCGTGAGTTTACTTCTACACACAGTCCAACAGCTAAGCGATACGAATAGAACtgagaaaacaaaacaagcagctAGGATATATATGGTACTTTTTTTTCCCACAGGCCAAGACAACGTGTAGGTCATACAAAATGAAACTTCGTGAACTGCATAGAAGCACGGTAAAAAGGACCCTACTCGTACTGAAGTCCAGCTAGCAGTTacaacccaaaaataaaaagtactTTGCAGCTAAGAATTCGCATCACCTAGTTTAGACTTTAAAGTCAGTTGAACTAGATAAACCTCTAATTGAAATAATCCTAGAAAGATTCACTTCCTAATCCACACAAGATAAAAGAAGAATGAAGACCGTGGAAAAATACCAGATTAAACAATTTAGCTAGCTAAGATTGATGGATTATACAATAATGGCAAAGAGAGACACCTCCTTCCTCATATTTCCTTCAATTTGTATACGTGAAGAACGGAAGCGAAGATGAAGGGCAAATTACCTGTACCAGAGGAAAATGGAAACTCAGCCTTGACTTGTTGGCTCAAGCAAATCCCCATGGAAGCAAAGCTTCAAAAAAGAGACAGCAATTCTTCGCTCCAGAAACCAAGCAAAGCGCAAGAGCCCACTTCAGGATGTCATTCGTATATGCATAATAGTATTAGATTATATCACAACCTGCTGCCGCAGTTGAGTtaaaacacataaacaaacTTGAATACCAGCACTAGCACGATTGTAACCACCCCAGAACTTCTGTGAATCCAGATCTAATGTGAATTATGCCTCTCCTCCCTTTCCTCGAGTTAGGTATTAGCCGCCAACCACACCTCCCCTTTTCTCTCTTACTGTTGAGAAGAATCCGTGGAAAGAAGAATGATTGATAGTATACATGTAGTATTTTGCAAGCAGCTCACGTTAATTGAGGACTAAAAAGGGATGGGTCTCTGACGAGAGAAAAGTTGGAAGTAGAAAGTAGAGAGTTGGAGAGgggtttttattttaattgccaATGGCTAAGAcggaaagaaggaagaaggctACTTTTAGACCCTCGTGGGGAATGAAGGTTGACTCGCCTTTtagcttcttcttcctctcacTGCGTTGCAAGATACTTATTAAACAAGCAATTGATGACAACTGAAAATCAGTCAAAAAACTTGACGACTAGGGCAGCGGACTAGTAGGTGGGCTGTGTGATTCATTTCACAAACTTGACGGGTGTTACGATTAGTTCCGACTAATATTCGTTTGTGattggaattttttgtttgctCATTTTAGATTCTAGCCGTTTTGTCGGGTTTAAATGGTCTAATTCAGCGTGCATTTTAGAATGGAAAATCAGCAGGTTGATTAGTAAATCGTTGTTTACTTAGTCTATCAATGGCTAGATGGAGCTAAAATGATTACCTCTACTCTTTGTCATTGAATCCAATTAATgctcaaaattttattttattttttactgcTAATTTATCTTCACAGTAGCAAGTCCCAACTTTAAAGTCCGTTTGCACAAACTCGAGAGAAAATTTTGCACTATGATGGTGAAAATTTTATgtcttgagagattttttttctttcttttttttttttttttgtaaaaatttgcaatccaaacaaggtctTAAGTCCTCACTTCGAAAATATATCAACATTACAAGACAATGAACCAACTCTCTCTCGAAGAGTTGGTcatcacattaattgtgggGCGGGAGATTTAATGGTCTTGTTTGGACagtaatttttcaaagaaaaattgctacgttttttcgtaaacacatttttcaattacctttttacttCACACAtgtcaaatcgctacagtaatttttctacaaaaaatctaaaaaaatgcaatccaaacacaaccaagAACCTTACCTCCTATCAATGCGCCTCTACATGAGAATTATTCTAAATTCATACAGGTGCGTAGTACACCCCGTCTAGTCTGATtctgcattttttatttttttttacgaaAACTCACAAACCAAACCAAGGTGCAAAAGACTTCATTGGGATTGTgagtttttttaaatatatttctcttataaaatataatattacaaTGTAATATATAAAGCAaatagatgattgaaaaatttgTCGAgagaatttcttaaaaattcgcAATTCAAACAAGGTACTATGACCTCACTTGGAGACAACCTGCATTACGTAACTCGCCCGGAGAAAGAGTCAAATAATTGATGActagtattttatttttaccATTACATGGAGAAAGAGTCAGATAATTGCGTCCCCCACCCCAGCCAAAACCATCCATACTTCCACTGGGCACACATGTGGAAaccttaataaaaaaaaatttggatgtTTTAGATAATCTGATGCTTCTAGTTGTTCCGTCCCTGTCTGTCCCCGCTTTTCTTCTAGAACTGCAGGTTTTTAAATCGTTTCTGAAGGAATTATTGAAAGTGTGGAACATCTGACAgggatttccttttctttcttgcttgctttctttccttctttattttttttttttttttgtaataaataACGTCGACAGGTTGGTCAAACACTATATAGAGCATGGTattatattttacatacaaGTTAGAACCACTCTCCTTGGAACATTTGACAGGTTTTCTAAATTATGCATCATTTAGATAATTGAAAAAAGAAGATTCATAATTTGGATTTTGCAAGGTGGATTTACATAGGAATTAGAAAGTGGGCCGTCAAGAAGGCCAAgaaaattcatttgattttCTGAACAAATAACCAGGAGGCGTGTTTGGATAGAGTGTATTATTTGTAATATGATTTAGAATAtttactgtaatattttttttagatgtgatatatataagataaaaagatagctgaaaacataaaa
Protein-coding sequences here:
- the LOC113696206 gene encoding probable serine/threonine-protein kinase PBL9 isoform X1 → MGICLSQQVKAEFPFSSGTEVNSRNVSEDGTQTSNLSSKASSFSMCQTPRSEGEILESSNLKSFAFGELKAATRNFRPDSVLGEGGFGSVFKGWIDEQSQAASKPGTGIVVAVKRLNQDGWQGHKEWLAEINYLGQLRHPNLVKLIGYCLEDDHRLLVYEFMPKGSMENHLFRKGSYFQPFSWSLRMKIALGAARGLAFLHSAETKVIYRDFKTSNILLDSNYNAKLSDFGLARDGPTGDKSHVSTRVMGTYGYAAPEYLSTGHLTAKSDVYSFGVVLLEMLSGKKAIDKNRPTGEHNLVEWAKPYLTNKRRIFRILDARLEGQYSMGRALRVANLAIHCLSVDPKVRPSMDEVVTTLEQLQDLKGTSNHDQKDSQLNLHGNSGGGPRHCRRSAEEAPGMTAYPRPSSSPLYA
- the LOC113696206 gene encoding probable serine/threonine-protein kinase PBL10 isoform X2, with the protein product MCQTPRSEGEILESSNLKSFAFGELKAATRNFRPDSVLGEGGFGSVFKGWIDEQSQAASKPGTGIVVAVKRLNQDGWQGHKEWLAEINYLGQLRHPNLVKLIGYCLEDDHRLLVYEFMPKGSMENHLFRKGSYFQPFSWSLRMKIALGAARGLAFLHSAETKVIYRDFKTSNILLDSNYNAKLSDFGLARDGPTGDKSHVSTRVMGTYGYAAPEYLSTGHLTAKSDVYSFGVVLLEMLSGKKAIDKNRPTGEHNLVEWAKPYLTNKRRIFRILDARLEGQYSMGRALRVANLAIHCLSVDPKVRPSMDEVVTTLEQLQDLKGTSNHDQKDSQLNLHGNSGGGPRHCRRSAEEAPGMTAYPRPSSSPLYA